A single window of Clupea harengus unplaced genomic scaffold, Ch_v2.0.2, whole genome shotgun sequence DNA harbors:
- the LOC122130477 gene encoding NACHT, LRR and PYD domains-containing protein 1-like, translated as MEEIELTLKLRVEGFDYVVYATSDTALKCFSCGGAGHIGRYCPGKNANTEKEKTPAKTNESSTVVPPVTEVEPSVDGPEGSGLERDFLIVLGPEAVAGESVVMEPAVAIFVAEELAAAGSCEPGNKKGPSIQTLTVPQTSVDVVEAIDIDPVFKAPVKRKMGPEINKPSAHMHRTPPYCLAMEYIPNLIKLADWVISRCKVVKGNEKQTDRLAEKVASLKKVLSSLQAQDPSHTHPQALKEQLAKLQTCFRDAEELLIKYGKKNSVDRVFNAKAIEEDFKGMFQRLDDVRQQLSLFLQVEQRDIVVRSEQKIDSIQDTGSRSEQKIDSIQDTGSRSEQKIDSIQDTQSRAEQKLDSIQDTGSRSEQKIDSIQDTGSRSEQKIDSIQDTGSRSEQKIDSIQDTGSRSEQKIDSIQDTGSRSEQKIDSIQDTGSRSEQKIDSIQETLGMLIVKVKGPETPSPAASPQDAGPGVSPPATPPQDPDHTSKINEYKTSVCSTYKKVKEYNSLAGENVLLDDRYTELLIVETHRKQREREEEIRCRGEDHQQVLKTRASEAYSRITVDQLFKPDKDGDVPKAVIMQGNSGYGKSFTVQKIMYDWASGRVFKDLFHLVLHLKCKELNEISEACSLVDLLSVTNETAEVLKDSKMKVLFLIDGFDELKFSFEKTSTVPPKDPFREAPVEAILGALLKGLLLPKCFLLVTTRSTASDKLSKLLSGSQRFTDILGFTEEGVREYFHSFFKNEELLAKKAFDCVKTNETLYTACFIPVICWITCTVFREQEEKGMDITKGLQTPTSIFEHFVSTLLDHHSQGLSQPETLLRRLGQLAERGLQEHQVLFDEKSLSEAFPDPSQATEYNPFLCECLLKSTVSKERMYSFMHLSFQEFFAARQYLMLENKEEALGKLQELLGNVGSFKPVVQFLFGLSNRGIDTHLKKQSWASIQAFLQEWLLSVLEKHRMHKEGMLQIHRGMFEDILHILHCLYELHEEEFVKRAMGVWGEVKFDFIPLTRTDCWVLLYCLQCCPTIRSLKLHECNITADKLRMLQPALSRCEELG; from the exons ATGGAGGAGATTGAGCTAACACTGAAGCTAAGGGTGGAAGGGTTCGATTATGTGGTGTATGCAACGTCAGACACTGcgttgaaatgtttcagttgcGGTGGAGCTGGACACATTGGTCGCTATTGTCCTGGCAAAAATGCCAacactgaaaaggagaaaactCCAGCTAAAACCAATGAGTCCTCCACAGTCGTTCCCCCAGTCACTGAGGTAGAACCCTCGGTGGATGGGCCCGAGGGAAGCGGACTTGAACGGGATTTTCTGATTGTGCTTGGCCCCGAAGCCGTGGCGGGTGAGTCGGTGGTGATGGAGCCTGCTGTCGCTATATTTGTTGCAGAAGAGCTAGCTGCGGCTGGATCATGTGAACCTGGAAATAAGAAGGGGCCTTCaatacagacactgacagtCCCTCAAACGTCAGTGGATGTGGTGGAGGCTATCGACATAGACCCAGTTTTCAAAGCCCCGGTGAAGAGAAAAATGGGCCCGGAGATTAAC aaaccctcggcccacatgCACCGAACACCACCGTACTGct TGGCCATGGAGTACATCCCCAACCTGATAAAGCTGGCTGACTGGGTGATCTCGCGCTGTAAGGTGGTGAAGGGCAATGAGAAGCAGACTGACCGCCTGGCTGAGAAGGTGGCCTCCCTGAAGAAGGTCCTGTCCAGTCTGCAGGCGCAGGACCCCAGCCACACGCACCCCCAGGCCCTGAAGGAACAGCTGGCCAAGCTCCAGACGTGCTTCAGGGACGCGGAGGAGCTGCTGATCAAGTACGGGAAGAAAAACTCAGTGGACCGTGTGTTCAACGCCAAGGCCATAGAGGAGGACTTCAAGGGCATGTTCCAGCGCCTTGATGACGTCAGGCAGCAGCTCTCACTCTTCCTGCAGGTGGAGCAGAGGGACATCGTAGTCAGGTCAGAGCAGAAGATCGACTCGATCCAGGACACGGGGAGCAGGTCAGAGCAGAAGATCGACTCGATCCAGGACACGGGGAGCAGGTCAGAGCAGAAGATCGACTCGATCCAGGACAcgcagagcagggcagagcagaagCTCGACTCGATCCAGGACACGGGGAGCAGGTCAGAGCAGAAGATCGACTCGATCCAGGACACGGGGAGCAGGTCAGAGCAGAAGATCGACTCGATCCAGGACACAGGGAGCAGGTCAGAGCAGAAGATCGACTCGATCCAGGACACAGGGAGCAGGTCAGAGCAGAAGATCGACTCGATCCAGGACACGGGGAGCAGGTCAGAGCAGAAGATCGACTCCATCCAGGACACAGGGAGCAGGTCAGAGCAGAAGATCGACTCGATCCAGGAAACGCTTGGCATGCTGATTGTGAAGGTCAAAG GGCCTGAGACTCCGTCCCCGGCCGCCTCCCCACAGGATGCAG GTCCTGGGGTTTCTCCCCCGGCAACACCACCACAGGACCCTG ATCATACctcaaaaataaatgaatacaagacATCCGTCTGCTCCACATATAAAAAAGTGAAGGAGTATAACTCTCTAGCTGGTGAGAATGTGCTGCTGGATGACCGCTACACTGAGCTGCTGATCgttgagacacacagaaagcagagagaaagagaggaggagatccgTTGTAGAGGAGAAGATCACCAGCAGGTCTTAAAAACCAGGGCCAGTGAAGCGTACAGCAGAATCACTGTTGACCAGTTGTTCAAACCCGATAAAGATGGAGATGTTCCAAAGGCAGTCATTATGCAGGGCAACTCTGGATATGGCAAATCCTTCACTGTTCAGAAGATCATGTACGACTGGGCCTCAGGAAGAGTATTCAAAGACCTGTTCCACCTTGTTCTTCACCTTAAATGCAAAGAGCTAAATGAAATCTCAGAGGCATGCAGTCTGGTGGATCTCCTGAGTGTCACTAatgagacagcagaggtgctgaaGGACTCAAAAATGAAAGTGCTCTTCCTCATTGATGGCTTTGATGAGCTCAAGTTCTCATTTGAGAAAACTAGCACAGTGCCACCTAAAGACCCTTTCAGAGAAGCTCCTGTTGAGGCCATTCTGGGTGCTCTGCTGAAGGGGCTTCTCCTGCCTAAGTGCTTCCTGCTGGTCACCACCAGGTCCACTGCTTCAGACAAACTGAGCAAGCTGCTCAGTGGTTCTCAGCGTTTCACTGACATCCTAGGCTTCActgaggagggggtgagggagtaCTTCCATAGCTTTTTCAAAAACGAAGAACTGCTAGCAAAGAAAGCATTCGACTGTGTGAAGACCAACGAGACTTTGTACACTGCCTGCTTCATCCCCGTCATCTGCTGGATCACCTGCACAGTTTTCAGGGAGCAAGAAGAAAAAGGCATGGACATCACTAAGGGACTACAAACACCCACCTCTATATTTGAGCACTTTGTGTCCACTCTGCTGGATCATCACTCCCAGGGTTTGAGTCAGCCTGAAACACTGCTGAGGAGACTGGGCcagctggcagagagagggttACAGGAACATCAGGTCCTGTTTGATGAGAAGAGTTTGTCTGAGGCTTTCCCTGATCCATCACAAGCAACCGAATACAATCCTTTCCTTTGCGAATGCTTGCTAAAGAGTACAGTCAGTAAAGAAAGAATGTACAGTTTCATGCATCTGAGCTTCCAGGAGTTCTTCGCTGCTCGCCAGTACCTGATGTTGGAGAATAAGGAAGAGGCACTTGGCAAACTACAGGAGTTGTTAGGAAACGTTGGAAGTTTTAAACCTGTTGTTCAATTCCTTTTTGGGCTTTCAAACAGAGGCATtgacacacacctgaaaaaGCAGTCCTGGGCATCCATTCAAGCCTTTCTGCAGGAGTGGCTTCTAAGCGTTTTGGAAAAACACAGAATGCATAAAGAGGGTATGCTGCAAATACATAGAGGAATGTTTGAGGATATTCTGCATATACTTCATTGTCTCTATGAGCTCCATGAGGAGGAGTTTGTAAAGAGAGCCATGGGAGTCTGGGGTGAGGTGAAGTTTGACTTTATTCCCCTGACAAGGACAGACTGCTGGGTGCTGCTGTACTGCCTGCAGTGTTGCCCGACCATCAGAAGCCTGAAGCTCCATGAGTGCAACATAACAGCAGATAAGCTGAGGATGCTGCAGCCTGCACTGAGCAGGTGTGAGGagctggggtga